CATTCTAATTAAATTCATTCAAAACCCTAATTAATAAGagccatattaatattttatctcAAATTAGTCTCCCAGCCAGCCGGCGCCCTCAAGCACGCAGGCCGGCCCTCCTCTCCTTCACCTTGAATAACACACCCTATAAAATACATACAAGTTTACACACCAATTCCTAGCCAAATTTTCTTTCCCGTATACACAAAgagaaaaagaataaaaaaacagGGTTAAACTTTGATAAATTAAACTGGACGGACACAGCGCTGCGATCTATCTTCCGCACGTACAAGGCACaaacattatatatatacatccggtaaaaagaaaaaatacaaTCACGATGAGGCAACCAGGGGCGTATTCGAAGTTACTATGTGGAGGAAGAACAGGACCTCATTCGTTGCCACTGGCAAGGATCAAGAAAATAATGAAGAAGTCTGGGGACGACGTGAAAATGATATCGGGAGAGGCCCCAATTGTTTTTGCAAAAGCTTGTGAATTGTTCATAGAGGAATTAACAAAGAGTGCATGGGAAATGGCGGTCCAGGGCAAGAGGAGGACATTGAACAAAGAAGATGTAGCCTCTGCCGTGATTCATACTGACGTTTTCGATTTTCTTGTTAATCTTGTGTCTGGTTCCGACAACCCTCGAGTCGAGGAAATGTAATGGATCCATGAAGATGAAGATGCTGTCTCAATCGGGGCGTGCCACTTGCAGTTTGACTTAATATATCTTGTGgtggtgtgataattttaaaacttataaataatttttgttATTTGTTAGATGAGTGCTGGTTTTCACTCTTTTCGGTTCCAATCTCTTCTCTTTTCTAATATTTATCTTTTAAATTATTGGATACAAGACATCAGGAGTGGACCtccttaaaataaaattcaaattccaaaattttatttgttaaagtaaaaaattttattgaatAGCTCATTTATCAAGAATTCTTTCCAGCAAATTAAGTGCAATTGGCGTTTAATCAATTAATTTACTacactttaaatattttaaaaaagttgTTCACATATGATACATCATcacaatgaaaatattttattctgAAAAAATAACCAAATATACTTTAAATTCTCCATTTCAATTCGCAAAACAATATTTTCAGAAAATACATCCCGAAAACTCCGCAAACATAGCCAAATATAGCCCTTTTTATTAGCCTGAATACATTTTTAGCTTTTGTTTCGTCATAAAGGGATTAACCGAATCGAgtttaatattaataaaaatttaagttCGAGATAGGAAAGGGAAACCATTTTCCATAAAAAAACTAGGAATTCCACCTTCAAGCTTATTCCCGGAGAGATCGAGATGAACAAGTAACATCATATTTCCTAATGAATATTCAGGAATCTTTCCTTCTAACTTATTGGTGGATAGATCGAGATATGCAATGAACAAATAATCAGAAATCGTGCCTCCTACACTATTAGAAGAGATAGCAGAGAAACTTAAACTTCTTCTAAAGTTTAGAAACCAAAACAGCGAAATGTTGTCCAGATTATTCGAAGAAAGATCAACTATATATAGAAAGTGGTCTATTACTGTTGACTGACGGAAGAGATAAGTTGTGAAGACTTTATTGAATGCCACAACTATGCAAGAACGATTTTTCTAGCGCTTCCAGTGTGCTAATTGACTCCACCAACGTTGTCACTTGAAAAAGATTGACGCCACTGAAGTCAAGATGTTGTAATGAACGCAAAACCGATAGCCAAtaaaattcagtcacatcaatATCCCCATTGCCACTCAAATCAAGAACTCGCAACATGGACAGATTACCAAGATGATAAGGGAGTGGACCAACAAAGTTCGAATGACTTCCAAGTGAACCAATGTACTCG
The Primulina eburnea isolate SZY01 chromosome 5, ASM2296580v1, whole genome shotgun sequence genome window above contains:
- the LOC140831851 gene encoding nuclear transcription factor Y subunit C-3-like; the encoded protein is MRQPGAYSKLLCGGRTGPHSLPLARIKKIMKKSGDDVKMISGEAPIVFAKACELFIEELTKSAWEMAVQGKRRTLNKEDVASAVIHTDVFDFLVNLVSGSDNPRVEEM